The proteins below are encoded in one region of Paenibacillus sp. YYML68:
- a CDS encoding ABC transporter ATP-binding protein, with translation MYALQSNDLCLSYGETRIFQDLSLSLPKGQITVFIGSNGCGKSTLLRSLARLLKPQSGQVVLDGSDIASLPTKEIARRMAILPQGPAAPEGLTVLQLVKQGRYPYQSWLQQWSREDETMVRRALELTNMAALADRTVDSLSGGQRQRAWIAMTLAQGTPTILLDEPTTYLDLAHQIEVLDLLHELNEYEQRTIVMVLHDINLACRYAHNIVAIKNGKVYAEGQPEHIVNEQLIRQVFDLDCRIMEDPLFGSPMVVPFGKGRGKQPQAVQPESAPAARFS, from the coding sequence ATGTACGCCCTGCAATCGAACGACCTGTGCCTCAGCTATGGAGAGACGCGCATATTCCAAGACTTAAGCCTCAGCCTCCCCAAGGGCCAAATCACCGTCTTCATCGGCAGCAACGGCTGCGGCAAGTCGACGCTGCTGCGCTCGCTCGCGCGGCTGCTGAAGCCGCAGAGCGGACAGGTCGTACTGGACGGCAGCGACATCGCATCGCTCCCGACGAAGGAGATCGCTCGGCGAATGGCCATCCTGCCGCAGGGACCAGCGGCACCCGAAGGGCTGACCGTGCTGCAGTTGGTGAAGCAGGGGCGGTATCCATACCAGAGCTGGCTGCAGCAATGGTCACGCGAGGACGAGACGATGGTTCGGCGCGCTCTGGAGCTGACGAACATGGCCGCGCTCGCCGACCGCACCGTCGACTCACTGTCCGGTGGCCAGCGGCAGCGGGCATGGATCGCGATGACGCTCGCCCAAGGAACGCCGACCATTCTGCTCGACGAGCCGACCACCTATCTCGATCTCGCGCATCAGATCGAGGTGCTGGATCTGCTGCATGAGCTGAACGAATACGAGCAGCGGACGATCGTCATGGTGCTGCACGATATTAACCTTGCCTGCCGTTATGCCCACAACATCGTGGCAATTAAGAACGGCAAGGTGTATGCGGAGGGGCAGCCCGAGCACATCGTGAACGAGCAGCTCATTCGGCAAGTATTCGACCTCGACTGCCGCATTATGGAGGATCCACTATTCGGTAGTCCCATGGTTGTCCCGTTCGGCAAGGGCAGGGGCAAGCAGCCGCAGGCTGTGCAGCCCGAATCGGCTCCAGCAGCGCGCTTCAGCTGA
- a CDS encoding iron ABC transporter permease, with protein MNSLTNRYITLRGLFFSFLIARKALLLTLLLFTSTLIVMILCTGIGSIFVAPLDVIRSIFGYGAETHELIIRSLRLPRVVTAVLIGASLAVSGAILQGVIRNPLTSPDNIGITGGAVLGAVSFFFFFADKLSIHWLPLWAITGAVAATLLIYMLAWKKGASPLRLVMIGIAVTAALNALSYMMMITGPAVLANHSLTFMTGSIYGVSWEKAVQPLLPWVAALLPLLLVYARHINVQELGEDVARSVGSTVQRQRFLLLLLSVALGGAAIAFGGAISFIGLMAPHMARRLVGPSFGALLPVSALIGAILLLLADLAGRMLVPPLDIPAGVFTASVGAPLFVFLLYRSQRR; from the coding sequence ATGAACAGCTTGACTAACCGCTATATCACGCTGCGCGGCTTGTTCTTCTCCTTCCTGATAGCGAGGAAGGCGCTGCTCCTTACGCTGCTGCTCTTCACCAGCACCTTGATTGTCATGATTCTATGCACGGGAATCGGCAGCATCTTCGTTGCGCCTCTCGACGTCATTCGCTCGATCTTCGGCTACGGGGCAGAGACGCATGAGCTGATCATACGCTCCCTCCGTCTGCCGCGTGTCGTGACCGCTGTGCTGATCGGCGCTTCGCTGGCGGTGTCAGGAGCGATTCTGCAAGGCGTCATCCGCAATCCGCTGACGTCTCCTGACAATATCGGCATTACTGGCGGCGCGGTGCTCGGCGCGGTGTCGTTCTTCTTCTTCTTCGCCGATAAGCTAAGCATTCATTGGCTGCCGCTGTGGGCGATCACGGGTGCGGTCGCTGCCACGCTGCTCATCTATATGCTCGCCTGGAAGAAGGGTGCGTCTCCACTGCGCCTCGTCATGATCGGCATCGCTGTCACAGCGGCCTTGAACGCCCTCTCCTATATGATGATGATTACCGGCCCCGCCGTGCTGGCGAATCATTCGTTGACGTTCATGACCGGAAGCATATACGGCGTCTCCTGGGAAAAGGCTGTACAGCCTCTGCTCCCTTGGGTCGCCGCCCTGCTGCCTCTCCTGCTCGTCTATGCGCGGCACATCAACGTCCAGGAGTTGGGCGAGGACGTCGCCCGCAGCGTCGGCAGCACCGTCCAGCGGCAGCGGTTCCTGCTCCTGCTGCTGAGCGTGGCGCTGGGCGGCGCCGCGATCGCCTTCGGCGGCGCGATCAGCTTCATTGGCCTCATGGCGCCGCATATGGCGCGACGGCTTGTCGGGCCGTCCTTTGGCGCGCTGCTGCCTGTGTCGGCGCTGATCGGCGCTATCCTGCTGCTGCTGGCCGATCTGGCCGGGCGCATGCTCGTCCCGCCGCTTGACATACCGGCGGGCGTATTCACAGCGAGCGTCGGCGCGCCGCTGTTCGTGTTCCTGCTCTATCGCAGTCAGAGACGGTAG
- a CDS encoding iron ABC transporter permease: MPSYFTPTVLRLAGLLVAIALLAFAMLASVQYGVAYYSWDRVVTSFTAYTETNDHIIIRTARVPRALIAAAVGGSLAVAGALMQAITRNPLASPSLFGVNAGASFAIVLSVAFFDVSGLTTFTWIAFLGAAVSAGIVYMLGSFGRDGMTPIKITLAGSAIAAFFFSLTQGILLSSGKAFDQVLFWLVGSVSGRTMEMLEAVLPYMAIAFVGAMLLSPHMNVLTMGDDVAKGLGQRTILIKAAAALVIVLLAGGSVAVAGPILFIGVIIPHIVRFLVGVDYRWVLPYCAVLGALLLVAADVGARYIAMPTEVHVGVTTALMGVPFVVYIARKGGQLG, encoded by the coding sequence ATGCCTTCATACTTCACTCCTACTGTACTGCGCTTGGCAGGCTTGCTCGTCGCGATCGCACTGCTGGCATTCGCAATGCTGGCCAGCGTGCAATACGGGGTCGCTTACTATTCATGGGACCGCGTTGTCACTTCATTCACCGCCTATACGGAAACGAATGATCATATCATCATCCGCACGGCACGTGTGCCTCGAGCACTCATTGCCGCTGCAGTCGGAGGCAGCCTTGCTGTTGCAGGGGCGCTCATGCAGGCGATTACCCGCAATCCGCTCGCATCGCCGAGCTTGTTCGGCGTAAACGCTGGTGCCTCGTTCGCGATCGTGCTGTCCGTCGCCTTCTTCGACGTATCCGGCTTGACGACGTTCACGTGGATCGCCTTCCTCGGCGCTGCGGTGAGCGCTGGTATCGTCTACATGCTCGGCTCGTTCGGACGTGACGGCATGACGCCGATCAAGATTACGCTCGCGGGCTCTGCGATCGCCGCGTTCTTCTTCTCGCTCACGCAGGGCATTCTGCTCTCCAGCGGCAAGGCATTCGATCAGGTGCTGTTCTGGCTCGTCGGCTCCGTATCTGGGCGAACGATGGAGATGCTCGAAGCGGTGCTGCCCTACATGGCGATCGCCTTCGTGGGCGCCATGCTGCTGTCACCACATATGAATGTGCTCACGATGGGCGACGACGTCGCCAAGGGGCTCGGTCAACGCACGATATTGATCAAGGCGGCTGCCGCGCTCGTCATTGTGCTCCTTGCAGGCGGCTCTGTTGCTGTCGCAGGACCGATTCTGTTCATCGGCGTCATCATTCCTCATATCGTACGGTTTCTCGTCGGGGTCGACTACCGGTGGGTGCTGCCGTACTGCGCAGTGCTCGGCGCGCTGCTGCTCGTCGCCGCAGACGTCGGCGCTCGCTACATCGCGATGCCGACCGAGGTGCACGTCGGTGTGACGACCGCGTTGATGGGCGTGCCGTTCGTCGTCTATATCGCGCGCAAGGGGGGACAACTCGGATGA
- a CDS encoding ABC transporter substrate-binding protein → MKSWSFKWNSSAAMALILMIGLLLSACGAKDNGATGSSPAADAKKEPAAAADATRKVKHAMGETDVPANPKRVVVLTNEGTEAVLSLGIKPVGAVKSFTVSQWYDHIKADMEGVVELGQESQPNLEQIAALKPDLILGNKLRQEKIYEQLKAIAPTVFSETLRGEWKNNYSLYAEALGKKEEGDKVIAAFDKRIEDFKSKAGDKLQQKVSVVRFMAGKTRIYLADTFTGVIFNQIGIARPTVNSKNTFAEEITKERLPEADGDIILYFTYETGDNKANQQEQEWLNDPLWKNLNGVKSGNVHKVDDAIWNTAGGVKAANLLLDGLYNIYGIQP, encoded by the coding sequence ATGAAATCGTGGAGCTTCAAATGGAATAGCTCAGCTGCAATGGCTCTTATTCTAATGATCGGGCTGCTGCTCAGCGCCTGCGGGGCGAAGGATAACGGTGCGACGGGGTCGAGCCCGGCTGCAGATGCGAAGAAGGAGCCAGCCGCAGCGGCCGATGCGACGCGCAAGGTGAAGCATGCGATGGGCGAGACGGACGTTCCCGCGAATCCGAAGCGTGTCGTCGTCTTGACGAACGAAGGTACGGAAGCGGTGCTGTCGCTGGGCATCAAGCCGGTCGGTGCGGTGAAGTCGTTCACTGTAAGCCAGTGGTACGATCATATTAAGGCAGACATGGAAGGCGTCGTGGAGCTCGGTCAAGAGTCGCAGCCGAACCTCGAGCAGATCGCGGCGTTGAAGCCGGACCTCATTCTCGGCAACAAGCTGCGTCAGGAGAAAATATACGAGCAGCTGAAGGCGATCGCCCCTACGGTGTTCTCCGAGACGCTGCGCGGCGAGTGGAAGAACAACTACAGTCTGTATGCAGAGGCTCTAGGCAAGAAGGAAGAGGGCGACAAGGTTATCGCGGCATTCGACAAGCGGATTGAGGACTTCAAGTCCAAGGCCGGCGACAAGCTGCAGCAGAAAGTATCGGTTGTACGCTTCATGGCGGGCAAGACAAGAATTTACTTAGCAGACACCTTCACAGGCGTCATCTTCAACCAGATCGGCATCGCGCGCCCGACAGTGAACAGCAAGAACACGTTCGCGGAGGAGATCACGAAGGAGCGTCTGCCTGAGGCCGATGGCGACATCATTCTGTACTTCACGTACGAGACAGGCGATAACAAGGCGAATCAGCAGGAGCAGGAATGGCTGAACGATCCACTGTGGAAAAACTTGAACGGCGTAAAGAGCGGCAATGTGCACAAGGTCGACGATGCG